From the Chitinolyticbacter meiyuanensis genome, one window contains:
- a CDS encoding glycoside hydrolase family 19 protein: MDAQKKNSRRAAVPALLLCGLLGGAGLIVALPAHAAPAWAEGNTYTAGTVVTYNGKDYKALVTHSAYVGTNWNPAATPTLWAPTGGSSPSPSNPTPAPNPTPAPSTGGGGSCSATTWARGVNYSLGTVVRYTNGNYYKVVNVGANGSDGTDPTISTWYWQPTSCSGGGTPNPTPAPNPTPSPSGGCNAANWSAGVNYSLGTVVRYTNGNYYKVVNAGANGSDGTDPTISTWYWQPTSCSGGGTPNPTPTPGTGGGNFLLSESDFNRMFPGRNSFYTYQGLVNALSAYPQFANTGSDTTKRQEVAAFLANIDHETGGLVHIEEIAKGEYCDRGAWGAPYPCAPGKRYYGRGPMQLSWNPNYAMAGAALGLNLLADPDLVARDATVAWKTAIWYWMTQFGPGSSQTAHTGIVNGLGFGATIRSINGSVECDGKRPDQVQSRITKYLSFTQILGVTSGNNLGC; the protein is encoded by the coding sequence GTGGATGCACAAAAGAAGAACAGCCGCCGCGCGGCCGTTCCGGCACTGCTGCTTTGCGGCCTGCTGGGTGGCGCCGGTCTGATCGTCGCCCTGCCCGCCCACGCGGCGCCGGCCTGGGCCGAAGGCAACACCTACACCGCGGGCACCGTGGTGACCTACAACGGCAAGGACTACAAGGCGCTGGTCACCCACTCCGCCTATGTCGGCACCAATTGGAACCCGGCCGCAACACCGACGCTGTGGGCTCCGACCGGTGGCTCATCCCCTTCGCCTTCCAATCCGACCCCGGCTCCGAACCCGACCCCGGCGCCGAGCACGGGTGGCGGCGGCAGCTGCAGTGCCACTACCTGGGCCCGCGGCGTGAACTACAGCCTGGGCACCGTGGTGCGCTACACCAATGGCAACTACTACAAGGTGGTGAACGTTGGCGCCAACGGTAGCGATGGCACCGATCCGACCATCAGCACCTGGTACTGGCAACCCACCAGCTGCTCCGGCGGCGGTACCCCCAACCCGACCCCCGCACCGAACCCGACTCCGAGCCCCAGCGGCGGCTGCAATGCCGCCAATTGGTCCGCTGGCGTGAACTACAGCCTGGGCACCGTGGTGCGCTACACCAACGGCAATTACTACAAGGTGGTGAATGCCGGCGCCAACGGCAGCGATGGCACCGATCCGACCATCAGCACTTGGTACTGGCAGCCGACCAGCTGCTCCGGCGGCGGCACACCGAACCCGACACCGACCCCAGGTACCGGTGGCGGCAACTTCCTGCTCAGCGAGTCCGACTTCAACCGCATGTTCCCGGGCCGCAACTCGTTCTACACCTATCAAGGCCTGGTGAACGCGCTGTCCGCCTACCCGCAGTTTGCCAACACCGGCAGCGACACCACCAAGCGTCAGGAAGTCGCAGCCTTCCTGGCGAACATCGACCACGAAACCGGTGGCCTCGTCCACATCGAGGAAATCGCCAAGGGTGAGTACTGCGATCGTGGTGCTTGGGGCGCGCCTTACCCCTGCGCACCGGGCAAGCGTTACTACGGCCGTGGCCCGATGCAGCTGAGCTGGAATCCGAACTACGCCATGGCCGGTGCTGCACTGGGCCTGAACCTGCTGGCCGATCCGGACCTGGTTGCGCGCGACGCCACCGTGGCTTGGAAGACGGCGATCTGGTACTGGATGACCCAGTTCGGTCCGGGTAGCTCGCAGACTGCGCATACCGGTATCGTGAATGGCCTGGGCTTTGGCGCAACCATCCGCAGTATCAATGGCTCGGTCGAGTGCGATGGCAAGCGGCCTGACCAGGTGCAAAGCCGCATCACCAAGTATCTGAGCTTCACTCAGATCCTTGGCGTGACCTCGGGCAACAACCTCGGCTGCTGA
- the smc gene encoding chromosome segregation protein SMC, whose translation MRLTHLKLAGFKSFVDPTTVHVPGQLVAICGPNGCGKSNVIDAVRWVLGESSAKQLRGESMQDVIFNGSGSRKPVSRASVELVFDNAAGLAAGQWGQYAEIAIKRVLTRQGESSYYINNLQVRRRDITDLFLGTGVGKGGYAIIEQGMISRIIEAKPEELRHFLEEAAGVSKYKERRRETETRLADTRDNLDRVHDIVTELDKQIGKLETQAEVAAEYNRIKDAITEKQNLLALQRKLDAAREVEAARRAIDVAQNALEAQLAELRSLEATIEAQREAHYGATDAVHEAQATLYDANAAVARLEQQLLHLRQTRERLTQQLNEARTELSRLDAQGQAAGSELEEWQGKREEAQYAAEEAAMSLDEETQRLPELETALAQANDEWASLRDRLATTRNAVQLARQQAQQHERNAQQLTQRQTRLRAEAAQLPAEAEDDDTALLREELLLAVEAGTLALEDGEAALEAARAEVKRLGDARAQLTLQLAQLTAREQALAELAQVDDAGALADWLAAEQLADAATVLDAITVEPGWETAVEAALGERLQARLAKVTPETAAPGAITLALPGPANAVVDGLRAKVQCPNATVAAALDAWLVGIATVPDLAAAWQQRAALAVGQSLITPQGHVITTASVRFHGSGGALAGQLARRRELDDIRAQLAELQPQRAEHDAGHATAAQRLATLETGLRDTRQRLQAQQQQLAQLERDLARRDEAQQQAARRRQALVDELAQLGQQLADETAAQREFDETRIVADDELLPLEEALNNAKLARTEMETACELQRSRLRQAERRAQEARFAVQTAEQRLAELARRDGDLGAQRERLLERAETLVLELEGVDEGQFDVGFQDAVNERSEKERALAAARDALNHLTNQLREREADKQRIEATLEPAREAVNTQRLKEQEARLAAERYAQELTEAEANEDALREKLGAGLKVGSLVAEIGRLTQAISGLGAVNLAALEELNAARERKTYLDAQSADLLEAIETLENAIRRIDRETRALLQQTYDTVNGNLQELFPTLFGGGHAELVLTGDEILDAGLAIMAQPPGKKNSTIHLLSGGEKALTALSLVFALFRLNPAPFCLLDEVDAPLDDANTLRFCSLVKKMAERTQFLYISHNRLTMEMATQLVGVTMQEQGVSRVVAVDIEQAMAMRETATA comes from the coding sequence GTGCGTCTTACCCACCTCAAGCTTGCCGGCTTCAAATCCTTCGTCGATCCGACCACGGTGCACGTACCGGGCCAGCTCGTGGCGATCTGCGGGCCCAACGGTTGTGGCAAATCCAACGTGATCGACGCGGTGCGCTGGGTGCTGGGCGAGTCCTCCGCCAAGCAGTTGCGCGGCGAATCGATGCAGGACGTGATCTTCAATGGCTCTGGCAGTCGCAAGCCGGTGAGCCGCGCCTCGGTCGAGCTGGTGTTCGACAACGCCGCGGGCCTTGCCGCCGGGCAGTGGGGGCAGTACGCCGAGATCGCCATCAAGCGCGTGCTCACCCGCCAGGGCGAGTCGTCGTACTACATCAACAACCTGCAGGTGCGTCGCCGGGATATCACCGACCTGTTCCTCGGCACCGGCGTCGGCAAGGGCGGCTACGCCATCATCGAGCAGGGCATGATCAGCCGCATCATCGAGGCCAAGCCCGAGGAGCTGCGGCACTTCCTCGAAGAGGCCGCCGGCGTTTCCAAGTACAAGGAACGCCGCCGCGAGACCGAGACCCGGCTTGCCGATACGCGCGACAACCTCGACCGGGTGCACGACATCGTCACCGAGCTCGACAAGCAGATCGGCAAGCTGGAGACGCAGGCCGAGGTCGCCGCCGAATACAACCGCATCAAGGATGCGATCACCGAGAAGCAGAATCTCCTGGCGCTGCAGCGCAAGCTCGACGCCGCACGCGAGGTGGAGGCCGCCCGCCGCGCCATCGATGTTGCGCAGAATGCGCTCGAGGCCCAACTGGCCGAGCTGCGATCGCTCGAAGCCACCATCGAGGCACAGCGCGAGGCGCACTATGGCGCGACTGACGCGGTGCATGAGGCGCAGGCCACGCTGTATGACGCCAATGCCGCCGTCGCTCGTTTGGAGCAGCAGCTGCTGCATCTGCGACAGACGCGTGAGCGGCTGACGCAACAGCTGAATGAGGCCCGCACCGAGCTCTCAAGGCTCGATGCCCAGGGCCAAGCCGCCGGTAGCGAGCTCGAAGAATGGCAGGGCAAGCGCGAGGAAGCGCAATACGCCGCTGAAGAGGCGGCCATGTCGCTCGACGAGGAAACGCAGCGTCTGCCGGAGCTGGAAACGGCGCTGGCACAGGCCAACGACGAATGGGCCAGCCTGCGCGACCGCCTCGCCACCACGCGCAATGCGGTCCAGCTCGCACGCCAGCAGGCGCAGCAGCACGAGCGCAACGCGCAGCAACTGACGCAGCGCCAGACACGGCTGCGCGCCGAGGCCGCGCAGCTACCTGCGGAGGCGGAGGACGACGATACCGCATTGCTGCGCGAAGAATTGTTGCTGGCGGTCGAGGCTGGCACGCTGGCGCTGGAAGATGGCGAAGCGGCGCTGGAAGCCGCTCGCGCCGAAGTGAAACGCTTGGGCGACGCACGCGCGCAGTTGACGCTGCAACTGGCGCAGCTGACCGCACGGGAACAGGCGCTGGCCGAGCTCGCGCAGGTCGACGATGCTGGCGCGCTCGCTGACTGGCTGGCCGCCGAACAACTGGCGGATGCTGCAACGGTGCTCGACGCCATCACCGTCGAGCCAGGCTGGGAGACCGCGGTCGAGGCCGCGTTGGGTGAGCGGCTGCAGGCGCGGCTGGCCAAGGTGACGCCTGAGACGGCCGCACCCGGTGCCATCACGCTGGCACTGCCAGGCCCAGCCAATGCAGTGGTGGATGGCCTGCGCGCCAAGGTGCAGTGCCCGAATGCCACGGTTGCCGCAGCGCTCGATGCTTGGCTCGTTGGCATCGCCACCGTCCCGGATCTGGCAGCGGCCTGGCAGCAGCGCGCCGCGCTGGCGGTCGGGCAATCGCTGATCACGCCGCAAGGGCATGTCATCACTACGGCCAGCGTGCGCTTTCACGGCAGTGGTGGCGCATTGGCCGGCCAGCTGGCGCGGCGGCGCGAGCTCGACGACATCCGCGCCCAGCTGGCCGAATTGCAGCCGCAACGGGCCGAGCACGATGCTGGTCACGCCACAGCGGCGCAGCGTCTGGCCACGCTGGAAACCGGCTTGCGCGACACCCGCCAGCGTTTGCAGGCACAGCAACAGCAACTGGCGCAGCTGGAGCGCGATCTGGCGCGGCGTGACGAGGCGCAACAGCAGGCCGCCCGGCGCCGGCAGGCGCTGGTCGATGAGCTGGCGCAACTGGGCCAGCAGCTGGCCGACGAGACCGCGGCGCAGCGCGAGTTTGATGAGACGCGCATCGTCGCCGACGACGAGCTGTTGCCGCTGGAGGAAGCGCTGAATAACGCCAAGCTCGCGCGCACCGAGATGGAAACCGCCTGCGAGCTGCAGCGTAGCCGATTGCGCCAGGCTGAACGCCGCGCGCAGGAGGCGCGCTTCGCCGTGCAGACTGCCGAGCAGCGCCTCGCCGAATTGGCGCGGCGCGACGGTGACCTTGGCGCGCAACGTGAACGGCTGCTGGAGCGGGCCGAGACATTGGTACTGGAGCTCGAAGGCGTCGATGAGGGCCAGTTCGATGTCGGCTTCCAGGACGCGGTGAACGAACGCAGCGAGAAGGAGCGCGCGCTTGCCGCAGCGCGCGATGCGCTCAATCACCTGACCAACCAGCTGCGCGAGCGCGAGGCCGACAAGCAACGGATCGAGGCGACGCTGGAGCCGGCACGCGAGGCGGTGAATACACAGCGGTTGAAGGAACAGGAGGCGCGCCTTGCCGCCGAGCGCTACGCCCAGGAGCTGACGGAGGCTGAGGCGAATGAGGATGCGCTGCGTGAGAAACTTGGCGCCGGGCTCAAGGTGGGCAGCCTCGTTGCCGAGATCGGCCGGCTGACCCAGGCCATCTCGGGCCTCGGCGCCGTCAACCTCGCTGCACTGGAAGAACTGAACGCGGCACGCGAGCGCAAGACCTATCTCGATGCGCAATCGGCCGATCTGCTGGAAGCGATCGAGACGCTGGAAAACGCCATCCGCCGCATCGACCGCGAAACGCGCGCGCTGCTGCAGCAAACCTACGACACGGTGAACGGCAATCTGCAGGAGCTGTTTCCCACGCTGTTCGGCGGCGGCCACGCTGAACTCGTGCTCACCGGCGACGAGATCCTCGATGCGGGCCTTGCGATCATGGCGCAGCCGCCGGGCAAGAAGAACAGCACCATTCACCTGCTCTCGGGCGGCGAGAAGGCGCTGACGGCACTGAGCCTGGTGTTCGCGCTGTTCAGGCTGAATCCCGCGCCGTTCTGCTTGCTGGACGAGGTCGACGCGCCGCTCGATGACGCCAACACGCTGCGCTTTTGCAGCCTAGTGAAGAAAATGGCCGAGCGCACGCAGTTCCTTTACATCAGCCACAACCGGCTGACGATGGAAATGGCGACCCAGCTCGTTGGCGTCACCATGCAGGAGCAGGGCGTATCGCGCGTGGTGGCGGTCGATATCGAACAGGCGATGGCCATGCGGGAGACGGCGACGGCATGA
- a CDS encoding hotdog fold domain-containing protein has translation MSNAIAAAWQRLHHLPAGRWLFSRLVCFKAPYFGSVRPLFVELQPGYAAVAMKKRRAVQNHIGTVHAIAMCNIAELAAGTMTDISIPASHRWIPKGMQVEYLKKAQTDLVAHARATLPSTWPDDAADLPVTVEVLDRNGEPVLRTVITMWVSRKRG, from the coding sequence ATGTCCAACGCGATTGCCGCCGCCTGGCAACGACTGCACCACCTGCCTGCGGGGCGCTGGCTGTTTTCCCGGCTGGTGTGCTTCAAGGCGCCGTACTTCGGTTCGGTGCGGCCGCTTTTCGTTGAACTGCAGCCCGGCTATGCAGCGGTGGCGATGAAGAAGCGCCGTGCGGTACAGAACCACATCGGCACCGTGCATGCGATCGCGATGTGCAATATCGCCGAGCTTGCCGCCGGCACCATGACCGACATTTCCATTCCGGCCAGCCATCGCTGGATTCCTAAGGGCATGCAGGTCGAATACCTGAAGAAGGCACAGACCGATCTGGTGGCGCATGCCCGGGCCACATTGCCGTCGACCTGGCCCGACGACGCTGCCGATCTGCCGGTGACGGTGGAGGTGCTCGATCGCAACGGCGAGCCGGTGCTGCGCACCGTCATCACCATGTGGGTCAGCCGCAAGCGCGGCTGA
- a CDS encoding TPM domain-containing protein: MDQRRLWLNLKPCLASRHFDDTSMAQLEAAIAAAESGHRGELRLVVERRLPLAAAWHGLAVRDRAVQWFSDLHVWDTEYNTGVLLYLLLSERRIELIADRGIAGAVPDAQWQAICADLIGALAANRYVEGVQQAINQLGGLLATHRPLEANAADRDELPNRPVIR, encoded by the coding sequence ATGGACCAGCGTCGACTTTGGTTGAACCTCAAACCCTGCCTCGCATCGCGGCATTTCGACGATACGTCGATGGCGCAATTGGAAGCCGCAATCGCCGCTGCGGAAAGCGGTCACCGTGGCGAACTGCGACTGGTGGTCGAGCGGCGGCTGCCACTGGCTGCAGCCTGGCATGGCCTGGCCGTGCGTGACCGCGCGGTGCAATGGTTTTCAGACCTGCACGTGTGGGATACCGAGTACAACACCGGCGTGCTGCTCTACTTGCTGCTGTCGGAGCGGCGCATCGAGCTGATTGCCGATCGCGGCATCGCCGGCGCAGTGCCGGACGCACAATGGCAAGCGATCTGCGCCGATCTGATCGGTGCCCTGGCAGCAAACCGTTACGTGGAAGGTGTGCAGCAGGCGATCAACCAGCTCGGCGGACTCCTGGCGACCCACCGCCCTTTGGAAGCGAATGCGGCCGATCGGGACGAGCTGCCCAATCGGCCGGTGATACGCTGA
- a CDS encoding carbohydrate-binding protein has translation MQRKQLTRRPASWLTAALIAGGAYALPMAGAQAACATWAEGVTYAAGTVVSYNGASYTALVTHTAYVGTNWNPAATPTLWSAGGSCGNTPTATPTPVSNTPTPVTPVPVTPVPVTPVPVTPPPSTCYATWTSGGVYTGGTRVTHNGVNYEARWWTQGDNPAQSGDWGPWKKLDNCGGNTPTPVTPGPTPVSPTPVTPVTPSPSGPRMYVGYASSWNTSLYDLSTTNIPSYFTHVNLAFVRPDTKYVKGSYAFDQEIAGFEFAEGAATPNGQKKFTAQQSQDLRNNIAALKARGTKVFISVGGWSYSQGSQWNSFNAPHIVDLAVDLGASGVDIDWESSGSNCNKGDAASFSCSKDGEIANIISSLYNEIHNRNAGLKISIAGWSTGAYYVKGTPFEEGKVQWGSPFGGTMYSVVKNHGSKIDFINLMSYDGGDYYDPREGYESYKAIYNGPINMGMEIAPEGSGSAMLRLNDGGVAYDAELLTGQNNVATPYYNVETLVKYIKNKGRPNDGFMIWQIWKQRVHQAAPAGAATENSAGRFVCQNLPLSGNCSDVIPVLPKL, from the coding sequence ATGCAACGCAAGCAACTGACGCGTCGCCCGGCCAGCTGGCTGACGGCAGCGCTGATCGCGGGCGGCGCCTATGCGCTGCCGATGGCAGGTGCCCAAGCCGCCTGCGCCACCTGGGCCGAAGGCGTCACCTACGCCGCTGGTACTGTGGTGAGCTATAACGGCGCGAGCTATACCGCGCTGGTCACCCACACCGCCTATGTTGGCACCAACTGGAACCCGGCAGCCACGCCAACGCTGTGGAGCGCTGGCGGCAGCTGCGGCAATACCCCCACCGCCACACCCACGCCGGTGAGCAACACGCCGACGCCGGTCACGCCAGTGCCCGTCACACCTGTACCGGTCACTCCGGTTCCAGTTACACCGCCGCCATCCACCTGCTACGCCACCTGGACCAGTGGTGGTGTCTATACCGGCGGTACCCGCGTCACCCATAACGGTGTCAATTACGAAGCCCGCTGGTGGACCCAAGGCGACAACCCGGCGCAATCCGGTGATTGGGGCCCGTGGAAGAAGCTCGACAACTGCGGTGGCAATACCCCGACCCCGGTCACGCCTGGCCCGACGCCGGTGTCGCCGACGCCGGTCACCCCGGTGACACCGAGCCCGAGCGGCCCGCGCATGTACGTCGGCTACGCCAGCAGCTGGAACACCAGCCTGTACGATCTCTCCACCACCAACATCCCGAGCTACTTCACCCACGTGAACCTCGCGTTCGTGCGTCCGGATACCAAGTACGTCAAGGGTTCCTACGCGTTCGACCAGGAAATCGCCGGCTTCGAATTCGCCGAGGGGGCGGCCACGCCGAACGGCCAGAAGAAATTCACGGCCCAGCAGTCGCAGGATCTGCGCAACAACATCGCGGCACTGAAGGCGCGCGGCACCAAGGTGTTCATCTCGGTGGGCGGCTGGTCGTACAGCCAGGGCAGCCAGTGGAACAGTTTCAACGCACCGCATATCGTCGATCTGGCCGTCGACCTGGGCGCTTCGGGCGTGGACATCGATTGGGAATCGTCCGGCAGCAATTGCAACAAGGGCGACGCAGCAAGCTTCAGCTGCTCCAAGGATGGCGAGATCGCCAACATCATCAGCAGCCTCTACAACGAAATCCACAACCGCAATGCCGGGTTGAAGATCTCGATCGCTGGCTGGTCCACGGGCGCGTACTACGTCAAGGGCACGCCGTTCGAGGAAGGCAAGGTGCAATGGGGCTCGCCGTTCGGCGGCACCATGTACAGCGTGGTGAAGAACCATGGCAGCAAGATCGACTTCATCAACCTGATGTCGTACGACGGCGGTGACTACTACGATCCGCGTGAAGGCTACGAGTCGTACAAGGCGATCTACAACGGTCCGATCAACATGGGCATGGAAATCGCGCCGGAAGGCTCGGGCAGTGCCATGCTCAGGCTGAACGACGGTGGCGTGGCGTATGACGCCGAGCTCCTGACCGGCCAGAACAACGTGGCCACGCCGTACTACAACGTCGAAACCCTGGTGAAGTACATCAAGAACAAGGGTCGGCCGAACGACGGCTTCATGATCTGGCAGATCTGGAAGCAGCGTGTCCACCAGGCTGCCCCTGCCGGTGCCGCCACCGAGAACAGCGCAGGCCGTTTTGTGTGCCAGAACCTGCCGCTGTCGGGTAACTGCAGTGATGTGATCCCGGTGCTGCCGAAGCTGTAA
- a CDS encoding TPM domain-containing protein, producing the protein MHRACALLLLLCCWLVPAWAEVAVPTLTARVTDQTGTLRAGEIAALEGKLAAFEARKGSQIAVLIVPSTQTESIEQYAIRVVERWRLGRKGVDDGVLLLVAKDDRKVRIEVGYGLEGALTDARSSRIIRNVIQPAFRAGDFYGGLDAAADQLIAVIDGEPLPEAERDRAAVGHDLSLFGLHPIVLLGILFGGVILSKVAGNWIGSGGVAGVSALAALSGGQSLLAAGGLIALMVIALMVVRTGLFIDLLGMLFSHSRSGTRIGGGDGFGGGGFGGGGFSGGGGGFGGGGASGGW; encoded by the coding sequence ATGCATCGCGCCTGCGCCCTGCTGTTGCTGCTCTGCTGCTGGCTGGTGCCAGCGTGGGCGGAGGTCGCCGTGCCGACGCTGACCGCCAGGGTCACCGACCAGACCGGTACGCTGCGCGCCGGCGAAATCGCCGCGCTGGAGGGCAAACTTGCTGCCTTCGAAGCGCGCAAGGGCAGCCAGATCGCCGTGCTGATCGTGCCGAGCACCCAGACCGAAAGCATCGAGCAATACGCGATCCGGGTAGTCGAGCGTTGGCGGCTGGGCCGCAAGGGCGTCGACGATGGCGTGCTGCTGCTGGTGGCGAAAGACGATCGCAAGGTGCGCATCGAAGTCGGTTACGGCCTGGAAGGCGCGCTGACCGACGCCCGCAGCAGCCGCATCATCCGCAACGTGATCCAGCCCGCATTTCGCGCCGGTGATTTCTACGGCGGCCTCGATGCGGCGGCGGACCAACTGATCGCTGTCATCGACGGCGAGCCGCTGCCGGAAGCGGAGCGGGATCGGGCTGCAGTCGGCCATGATCTCTCGCTGTTCGGCCTGCATCCCATCGTGCTGCTGGGCATCCTGTTCGGCGGGGTGATCCTGTCGAAGGTCGCCGGCAACTGGATTGGCAGCGGCGGCGTGGCGGGGGTCAGCGCGCTGGCCGCATTGAGCGGCGGTCAATCGCTGCTGGCGGCGGGCGGATTGATTGCGCTGATGGTGATCGCGCTGATGGTGGTACGCACGGGGCTCTTCATCGACCTTCTGGGCATGCTGTTCAGTCATAGCCGCAGCGGCACCCGCATCGGGGGCGGCGATGGCTTCGGCGGGGGTGGCTTCGGTGGTGGCGGGTTTTCCGGCGGTGGCGGCGGATTTGGTGGCGGCGGCGCCTCGGGAGGATGGTGA
- a CDS encoding DUF2789 domain-containing protein, with protein sequence MDTTPHTLTTLFAQLGLPMDKDGIEAFLASHSLPAGQSLPDASFWNSSQASFLREALAADAEWAEDVDELAARLTH encoded by the coding sequence ATGGATACCACCCCGCATACCTTGACCACGCTGTTTGCCCAGCTCGGTCTGCCGATGGACAAGGATGGCATCGAGGCCTTTCTTGCCAGCCACAGCCTGCCCGCAGGCCAGAGCCTGCCCGATGCCAGCTTCTGGAACAGCAGCCAGGCGAGTTTCCTGCGCGAAGCACTGGCGGCCGATGCCGAATGGGCCGAGGACGTGGACGAGCTCGCCGCCCGCCTTACCCACTGA
- a CDS encoding LemA family protein → MKRLLILFVLLFTLSGCGYNTLQAQDEAVNAAWSEVLNQYQRRADLVPNLVNVVKGYAAHEKEVLTEVTEARARVGSVQATPELVNDEAAFAKYQEAQAGMTSALSRLMVVVERYPDLKANENFRDLASQLEGTENRITVARNRYIERVREYNTTVRSFPSNLTAMAFSLKAKPNFSVENEKAISTAPKVDFGSGKTK, encoded by the coding sequence ATGAAACGACTGCTGATCCTATTCGTTCTGCTGTTCACCTTGTCCGGCTGTGGCTACAACACGCTGCAAGCGCAGGACGAAGCGGTCAACGCGGCTTGGTCCGAAGTGCTCAACCAGTATCAGCGCCGGGCCGACCTGGTGCCCAACCTCGTCAACGTGGTCAAGGGCTACGCCGCGCACGAGAAGGAAGTCCTGACCGAGGTGACCGAGGCCCGCGCCCGCGTCGGCAGCGTGCAGGCCACGCCGGAACTGGTGAACGATGAAGCCGCCTTTGCCAAGTACCAGGAAGCCCAGGCCGGCATGACCTCCGCGCTGTCGCGCCTGATGGTGGTGGTCGAGCGCTACCCGGATCTGAAGGCCAACGAGAACTTCCGCGATCTCGCCTCGCAGCTCGAGGGCACCGAGAACCGCATCACCGTGGCCCGCAACCGCTATATCGAGCGGGTTCGCGAGTATAACACCACCGTGCGCTCATTCCCGAGCAATCTCACCGCGATGGCATTCAGCCTCAAGGCCAAACCCAACTTCAGCGTGGAGAACGAGAAAGCCATCTCGACCGCGCCCAAGGTCGATTTCGGCAGCGGCAAAACCAAGTGA